In Bos indicus isolate NIAB-ARS_2022 breed Sahiwal x Tharparkar chromosome 2, NIAB-ARS_B.indTharparkar_mat_pri_1.0, whole genome shotgun sequence, a single genomic region encodes these proteins:
- the MARCKSL1 gene encoding MARCKS-related protein, with protein MGSQSSKAPRGDVTAEEAAGASPAKVNGQENGHVKSNGDLSPKGEGESPPVNGTEEAAGATGDAIEPAPPSQGAEAKGEVPPKETPKKKKKFSFKKPFKLSGLSFKRNRKEGGGDSSASSPTEEEQEQGEISACGEEGTAQEGKAAATPESQEPQAKGAEASAAAKGGDTEEAGPQAAEPSTPSGPESDPAPASEQNE; from the exons ATGGGCAGCCAGAGCTCCAAGGCTCCCCGGGGCGACGTGACCGCCGAGGAGGCAGCAGGCGCTTCCCCCGCCAAGGTCAACGGACAG GAGAACGGCCACGTGAAAAGCAATGGAGACTTATCCCCCAAAGGTGAAGGGGAGTCGCCCCCCGTGAACGGAACAGAGGAGGCAGCGGGGGCCACTGGTGATGCTATCGAGCCAGCACCCCCTAGCCAGGGCGCTGAGGCTAAGGGGGAGGTCCCCCCCAAGGAGAcccccaagaagaagaagaaattctctTTCAAGAAGCCTTTCAAATTGAGTGGCCTGTCCTTCAAGAGAAATCGGAAGGAGGGTGGGGGTGATTCGTCTGCCTCCTCACCCACAGAGGAAGAGCAGGAGCAGGGGGAGATCAGTGCCTGCGGCGAGGAGGGCACTGCCCAGGAAGGGAAGGCTGCTGCCACCCCCGAGAGCCAGGAGCCTCAGGCCAAAGGGGCAGAGGCCAGCGCTGCCGCCAagggaggagacacagaagaGGCAGGGCCCCAGGCCGCAGAGCCATCCACTCCCTCGGGGCCAGAGAGTGACCCTGCACCAGCCAGCGAGCAGAATGAGTag